The DNA region ggttgattatttttggtgtcaaaattcatgatatggcaatagtgtagtagggagatgtttgacaatgattagcccttggcatggctagtcatgatcataatttgtgatatgtatgatgaattactagttagatcaaggagaaatcacgaaataggcatagttgctttagtaacagatgctggcagcagcagtgacgtgagattgaaaaatcactaaaaataataggagaggaattaattaatgaataaattatgtaatcgaagctcgatgagtctattttcatatagaagaaacgaaacgaccatatgagctgtatgttaggagataattaaactcttgtgaaacagggccagagcgatttctggattccctgttccgactttggaaattcattataaattaaccagagataattagaagtcatgccatatgtgcatagattcccctttgagtctagtttctatagaaacaaacgacatcagtaatgaagccctgtacagggagatatccaagtcgtaatgcgcaaaggtcagtgtagtcgatccctgtaacatgggagactttgactaataaactgtactaattggcccaaccaaaaattctagaaaaaaatatgtagatgggcatatgagtctagtttcagggaaaatttacggaactggatttcgagtttcagaactcaagatatgatttttaaagcgactagtacgcagattggcagcttgtctgggaaatttttttttttagtggtttgaagtctgttaacacctcgtgtttcgactccggcgacggcctcgggttcggggtgttacaccataaTTAATGAAAAAGACGGAAGAGTCTTGCCTTCTAACCAgcagaagttgaaaaagaaaactGAATGCAAGAGACAAGCAAAACAGAAATAAAGTTGCCCCCCAttttttccattttgccccaTCCCAACCCCAAAGAACAGAATTTTTCCATAACCTAGGCAGCAAGAAGTTTAGATTGATGTAAAACTAGGTTTCAAACATAACAATTTATACTCTTTGCCAAGATAAAATGCCTCTCAAGCACCAATAGATGTTGAAGACACTAAAATATGTCTACCAAAGATAAATGCAGCATACCTTAAACTCTTCAAATGTCAGCTTGGTAATAACTAGCGGATCACCTCCACTGTCAACACCGTAGGTATTGTCTGGAAAGAGAGCCTGCAGAGACATCGTAAGGAACAATTGTAAGTGGAAAATTTGATGAACATGCTAAAGTTCCAATTAAGTATCTTCACTATAGGTGTTTTAACTCCAGCACACATGAGTATACATGTGAGAGAGAGGAGTGAGGAGTTTTTTTGAATTAGCCATgagatttatatatattttacactcAAACCATCAATATTTCCAAAACCATTTAGGCTACTAATTACTATATAAGcagtatataataaaatttaataaatttataaagcAAGAAAAGAAGGGAAAACTTGCCTGCTGAGCTGTCCGCCCTAATAAATTATCAGGCTGAGAATAGACACCTTTCATCTCGTTGAAAACAACTCCTATAGAGAATcccaaaaggaaaaagaaaatgttatGAAGAGTAATGAGGTACTGTCAAGCATTACTTAGGGGGAAAGAACATTTGTTGATTAAGTATGGGTTTCCAGAGGCCAAACACATGAGTGAATAAACACACCCAAACCCACACACCTTTATAAGTTATATCTTCTGAAGGATCATTGAGCTCATAGTGCCAACCCTCCTGTTGAAAAGTTTGGAAGTCCTCAATGCACTTGGGGAAGAAGACAGCATCCAGGTATACATCAACAAGATTATAGAAATCCTGTTCAGAAAATATAAACCACATCAAAACTGAAAATTATGAACATAACAGTTTCATTCTCAAAACTGCATAACAaattttttacttcaaatttgtcTCTCAAATGGCTGCATGATTGTTAGCAGCTGCAGGGAAGGAGATCCCATTGGGTCTTCAGTTATAATTGTGCAGCCCGAATACCCATGTCAACCACACCCAAGacacatttttttctttactGCTACTCCTATCTCACATACTACTGGTATTAGGCAGCCCCCTTTTTTTGCCATTTCTCAATAATACGGAAAGCAAAAGCATTACCTTTGAATTGGTGGAAGCAACTGGATAGCAAGTCCTATCAGGATACGTGAATGCATTCAAAAAAGTGTGCAAGCTCCCCTTTAACAATTCAACGAATGGTTCCTTCAATGGATACTTTCTTGAACCACATAATACACTGTGTTCCAATATGTGAGGAATCCCAGTGGAATCCTTTCTGCATTAACCAAGTTAGAAATCATAAGAACTCCAACAACTTATTGATTCAAATCATCACATAATAGTTTCTCCAAACATCAAGGTCAAGCATCCTTATTCAGACCACTAAATCAAACACTCTACCATTACCAATTCAAATTctaaattaaacatgtataaagaattttctaaaaaatcatACACAACAGTTAATGTAGTTTGCGGCTCAAGCTTTACTAAACTCAGTTCAGAAATTAAACCTAATAAAAAACTGTAAAAGAATGATGAACTTACGGTGGAGTTCGAAAAACAATACCGAAAACCTTGTTCTCATCATCATTTGAAACGGACATAACCTCCGCACCAGTTTTTTTATGCTTGAAAAGAACAGCTTTTGATTTACACTCTCCAATGAACTCTTCCGATACTTTCTCGAATCCAAACTTCTCCGCAACTTCATCTCCAACTCCAGCAATATCTATACGAGAAAACGGAAAAAAAAAACCTCGTTTCAGTTCATTAAATTCAATTTACGATATAAgaataaaagttaaaaacatatatatattacctgAAGAAGGCTGCGTAGGAGGAGAAGCAACGGCGCGTGGAGATAAAGAACTGAAATGCTTGTTGTTTAAACCAAAGCGAAGAGAGGAAGAATGAGAAGAAGCTCGAGCGAGTGACCTCCAGCTGTTGCGGTGGAGAAGGGAGCGGTTAGGAACTAGACGACGATGATACCGGGCGGCGGTCGCGGCGGAGACAGAGGAAGATTTGGACAAAAAGGAACGAGAGTGTTTAGGAGCGGAGAAGAGAAACTTGTTACAAGCGAGAGATGAACATGAGAGAGAGCGGAGAAGCGCTGTTCTctccattgatttttttttttttgcaggagAAATGAAGATGAcgatgataaataaataattaataattaataaatttttatttttattttttttggagaAATCTTAAGGGTTTAATATTGGGAGGGGAAAATATCATAAAAGGTTGCTTGAACACTCTGAAGTGTGTGAATAGCTGTGGTGAATTCCTGcccagaaaaatattttaaaatattttattaattaatgaaaatttttattttcttggggaaaaagccagaaaatttttctgTATAGTTTATCGGCCAAGTCGCTTGcccaaatttttatgttttccttTTCTGTGGTTCAGCTGAGTAAATGACTGTGAAATCAAGATTTTGGTCGATGATTGAACCAGATTAGATGAATGAGTCAGATtagttaaattgaaaattaattaaagtattgatttaaaaaatagttttgaatTAGTTGATTTAAGAATTAATATGTATTAATTTAATAGAGTAAAAAATTGGTTAAactgaattttaaatatttttaaaaatacttaaatagaTAAATTATCTCATTAGTTAATCAAAAAATTAGACTGATCCTCTTATCTTggtcatttcaattttttttttgttaatttaatcatttcggttaaaaaaatttacttagcTACTCTACCAttaaattttcattcttttctttctttctttattatttttttttttgttttcttctttttaaccCAAAATATTGTAGCCATTGCTTCTGTTAAAGATGTTGTAACTTCCTCCATTAGGCCGCCGCTAGCAAACAAGCATTGTCTTGTCAATGAACAACACTAGCAGATGCTTCTTCTTTCTCGCTATTTTTcctatgctcctcatttcttctCCTTACCCATAGTCATCACTTCTCACCATCATTGCTATAATCATTAGACGTCTTCTTCAACATTAGATTATCGATCCAAAACCACCAAAGTTAATTCCAAAGCCTCCTCTTCATATTTATAGGATTAGATTtctcaaaaaccctaaaaaattgtGAAGTTGCTCTAAACTTTAGAGTTTCTATGCTTCGATCTCCTAATCCTACTATTGATATGACTTGATTTTGAGATGTCTTTCTACTTTTGAGTTTGCTAGTAGTGATTTGACGAAAGCAGTGACTATATATTTAAAGGACGCAGCGGTTAGGATTCTTAGGAAAAGGTGAGgagaaagggaaaaataaagaaaaataataaaaaaataaaatacaaatagaTTTAACCGTGGAATAGATGGATTTAACAATTGATTGACTAATTTGATCACTTTCTTTAACGATGAtgaccaaattaataaaaaaaatttttgaggtgaccaaaatataaacaacCTAAATTTAGAGTGACTAACAAGGTAGTTAGTtctttaaataattcaaaaaataaaatattaaaaaatatataaaaaacagCTTAGCAGATTTTTTAGCTCAGTTGAATTGGGTTTGAATAAAACAGGCTTTAACATAAAATTAGGCCAAGTTTAAATATCGGTTAAGCCTTAGTTTCAATAAAACTTGAGCCCAgcttaatttaattatgttttgaatTGTAATTTGTATCACGTAAAAATTGAAtttacaataatatataatactacaatataaatattaaaaaatgtcatttatttttaaaatttcataattatttattaaattaaaaataacataaacttTTGTAGAAATTTTTTTAGAGCAAGTTACACTTAATgtcttattaataaatttatattttggttactcaacttcaaaaagttataaaataatcactaaactatttaaaaattttcattgaactcattgaactattcaaaagtttttattcaaATTCATTGGATTGTTAAGGgttttcttttagaaaaaaagGTTTGGCTAACGAGCTCCAAGCGACGATTTGATAATCAATACAATAGATTAATACCCATCGAAAATTAGAAAAGCATACATTAGATTTAAGTCGATTTGATGTCGAAGATtgaataataagaagaagaaaactatttaaattttgattcataGATTTGTGACGTTTAAATCTATTTCatggaaaaaaaactaaactgtAGAAGAAAAAGGGAATGAGAGCTTTTAATTTGTGCAAACAATGCTAACAGAGAAGGCCATCATACAACAATGATTTTTAACAAactaatgacttaaatgaaaatttttgaatagttgaGTGGCCGAAACGTAAACTTATTAAATTTAGTGACTTTGGAtgtaatttatccatttttttaaaataatacgaGTGAGACTAAAATGAACCTTAGCTAATAATTTATAAACTTGGATGGgttttaacaaaatttaagaTTCATATTTAAAGTCGAGCCAAATTTGTACAAATACAAAGTATGCTAATATCATACATAAGCCCCACCTAGCAAACAGGAACAAACACCAATTTATTGTATAGTACATTGAGTATTGACAACCTAAACCGGTGCATTTGATTTAAAACTAACCAACCACTAACCTTAAAACATTGCATACATAAGACCAACATTTAAGATcctatcaatttaatccaaatcatACGTTAACTGCCCCACACTTCTTTCTAATTTGTCCCTTATTCCCAGTAAGAACACCAATGTTCCCAAGCTTAGCCATTGATGTCCCGAAATCATTCCAGAAAAGGTAAGAGTTCATGCTATAGGAATTAACCATCGCAGCGGTCTTCGAGTCTCGCATCAGGACTTGATCGGATTCGAGAAGCCCAGCATTGTTCACAAGGTTCGTGTAGTACTTGTTGTCGAACCTGTACATGCTACCCGAGTCGAGCGGGGCAAGGTTGGTGTTCGAGGAGTCAATGTTTGGGCACATGGTTTGCAAATTGGTGAGTGTTGAAGAGTCGAGCATAGGGTCCGGTTTACCTGAGCCTCGAAAGTTGAAGAGTCTATTTTTGAAGGTGAAACATTGAGCGAAACCTATGGTATGAGCTCCTGCAATAAATACATGTAAAAATGAAAGTTAAAAGGAATTCAATAACCACGTTTGACTCGGATCAAATCTAGAGCCAAGGTAGATCGGACCCCTAAATGGGGAGTGAAGTTCTACtagcattgttttttttttatatccacaaaattcaaacttaaattttttcttaaagaATATCGAGCTCCTATCACTCAACTCAATTTATTGCATTCTTTTTCTTGGCTAATACCCTCAAGTGATTGTTATCCCACTTAgatcattttgattaaattataatttcggTCCATCTATtatactaaaatttataatttaatccttatattttaatttgacataattaaaAGGTGTCAACACTTTGGACTAGCTAATTACATTATAAAAGTAAGAGAATCAAACCATATCAGATTAACCTCTAGGGACTAAATCCCAAATTTGAGTAGAAGAATCAAACCCATAATTTAACcaattacttttttttctttatactCGAAtaatttaaggactaatttgtcaaGAGAGAAAAAGAACCTGAAAGGACAACAACATCCTTAAGGTCAAGACCCTTGGATGTGAATTTTGCAGTAATATTTTCCAAAGGCTCAAAAGGTGATGGCAATTGCTCATTAGCTGCTTGTTGACTTGCGGTTACCCCATCTCGTCGCCCTAACATTACTGGCCACGACGGCCCTCCTGCCTGCACACCAACAAAAAATATTACTACAAATAACCAAACCTATGTCAGGCACATATATCTAACACTAACACTCAAATCCGAAtaacataaaacaaataaatgaaacatgTTTTCATAGTTACCAGGACAACAGCTTCCCTTGCTGCAAGAGTCAATATATCGACACATGAAACAGTTGATGGGCAAAACCTTTCGACGTCTTCTTTTATGTTGTCTATAACTTCAAACCCTCGAACTGACTTTCGGTTCGGGAAAGCGTTCTTCTCACCCATCATGTCATCAGTGTCGTCGAGGAGTACCGATCCATCGCAACCCTATTAATATCATTCATAAAGCAAATTTCAAGTGTTCATAAGTCGGTTTGGTTAAAGATTGAATAATAGACTAACCAACTGGCTTAAATTTTAGTCAACTTATGCGAGAACCAATTTAACATCGGTCGTTTAAGTTAATTAAATCAATGTTGTTTTCTTCGAAGTATGAGAAATAAGTacgtttggttttgggttttgactataatttttatattgtatagatttattatatattataagtgTATTACAAgaagaaaaatagtaaaaaataatatatattaaaagtcgGTTAAGTTAATTGGTTTTGTTactaaaatatctattttaaccaactacaaaaatcaaattaaatatcatAATCAACTTATATCAACTTAAACATATTGATAATGATGTCAACCGAATTAAGATTCGCTccgaagaatatatatatattaaagattgatGGTAAGAGGGGGGATTACATTAACGAAACAATCATGAAAGTGCAAGCGAAGGAGGGAGGCAGCAATCCTGGTATCGCTCCTATAAGCAGCCAAGACGCCATACTTAACCATGTTGGTCAATCTAGGGCATGACCAATCGTAGAAACGATAGCTCAGCTGACTGTATCCGTATGGAAACTGTGAGACCACGACGGGGATAAAGTGGAAGACTAAAAGAAAAGGGATAAAACTAGCTATATTGTGGGAGAAGAAGAGTTTGTGAGCCatgattgtttttcttttaagatATATCCATGGTAGTATGGTAATGGAGATATTTATATGCAAAAACCATGGGGAAGCTGACAACTTAGTTTTATTGGTTTTAAGCTTTTGAAAGTGGCCATCACACCATGTTTTGTTTAGTGGCTTAATCCTAATGCCCACCCCCACATTGActaaagttttctttttttttatttggattcGGGTTTGAGTAACTGATTCATAAGTATTGACATTATACTAATTTTCGAAACGATATTGTTAAGAAAAATAACTATGAATCCAAAGTAAAACATATCATGAAAAAAATGACCTAAAACTATTATTTAAGTCCTGTTTAAACCAATTTTTTCCCAACCCTAATCACGAGTATCGGATATTAACATATATTTGATATtaacaaattcaatttttttatatttagaaaaataaaaaatatattctcgtatcatatttaaatatatatttgaatatgcaCTATGTAtaagaagaaaacaaaatttgaacAAGACACttcaagaaaaaatattaaaaataatataacctttttaattaaagtataaacTAAGCCATGGAAACCTAATCTCAAGATTTAAGTGCTTAGGAAATTCTAAAGCATGATGagatgacgaggaactcatattTAAAAAGTCCATGCCAAAGAATTATGCACATGTcaattaaagtataaattaataataataataataataatatttgctGATCGAGTCTTACTTTAATTGGCATGAATATTGTTGTTAATGTAGAAAGACGTGAGTTTGAGTGTGCTAAAGCGCATTATATTCTTATTTATGGGATGAGAATGAATTATGAATAGTTTTAGATGTTATGTCAAAAAATACAGATATAATCAAAACAGactgttaaaataataatattaaggcACCATTGATTAatgatttattaattttgtttatttcatcaACTTAGTAACAGTGGAAGTGCATGACACTATCAACACAAATCTGATGCAGGAggatgattaataaataaatacaccTCCCATCTccataaatttgtcaattttttatttggtttaagaagtaatttagtatttaaatttgaccccttttttttagtatttgtgttttttttttcaatttggtacttgtATTTAGGAgcaaagtcaaaaaaaattttaggagAGCGGAAattgagttatatatttttatgagagttaaaatgtaattttacaatTGTATTAGTATATATCTTTGTGGTTTTAGGAtgactaaataaaattttattgttttggggTGCCAAACtataattttgttatttatttacttacaattttgtaaaaattcaaGGGCTCAAAGCAcacttttttcattttaagaggGCAGGCCCTACATACTCCCTTATATTTGACAAAAGTAGTATATTTTGGTACCCAAAACTTATGGTATTAACTTTTTTAGTTTAATTCTAATTTTAgtgttgatttgacaaaaattcatttgaaaattaactttcatcaaagaAACCCTAAAACCCGAATTAAACCACAATCATCAAGTTGTATCTAATAAATTAAACgcaaatttaaacaaattcataattaacactaaatttgttctatcatgaaaaattcaaacctaataaAATTAGTAATTAACTTTCATCGAATCAACcttaaaacctaaattaaatactaaatagttaatattattatatttggatactaaaatatatattttttgtcaaatacatgtaccggattggattaaaaaaaaacacaaataccacattagaaaaagtgtcaaactcagataccaaatatatattaaactttttatttattcttttttaggTCTCATTTGAAACGTcactttttttaacattaatctcattataagttcttatcatatctactctttttggatacaatgcctagaactacccataaccaATTGAACTATGATTCAATCTGCTAAACGTCAAACATTAACATttatatatagattttttttgtgataaataagaaaatacagAACCAAACTATGTTACATTATTCAAACCCCCTAGCGGGGAGATTTCAAAAACTTGCAACCCTTGATTAGTTATGTGAGCCAACTTGATCAGTCTGTCAGCTTCTTGGTTCTCTTCTCTAGGATATGACAAATGCTTCAATACTGGTCCGTGAAAGCAGCTAAAGAATCCtcttaattaaaatcaaatttggtCCACTTGTGGAGATCTCCTGTATGACATTaaccacttaaaaaaatcaaattagtgcttaaaatataatatttgattGATGTATATGATaatgtaattattaaaatatgctcTTGCGGATTAGGAATGATGTTGGAGTACTTTGGATTAAGCACAGTAGTAATTAATAAGCTCATAAGCTAGCTTAAGAGTTCTATTAATTATGATTGCTTTAGAATATGGGATGACATTCCCAATTATATTCAAGTTTTATGAGCACTAAAATTGATTGATATTTATCTTTAAAAAcaactttttaaataaataaaaaatatataatgataaatttaaccttaatatttacatattttattaatttagtattattttagttagatttgattattattaacttttcaaaaaagagaaatcgttattttaatgaaaattttaactgaaatattaaaattttcaacgaTGTTGACATGACAACTCGTGTGACAGTCCACTAAGTTTAGGATAGTAGGCTATTGGGCTTTGGGTTATTGGGCTTTAGGTTAGTATATGGGTCTTGGGTAGTTTGGTTTGGGTTGGACGAATTTAGGCTTAGTATTTGGGCCATTTcctttgtaaatggactttataATTACTGAACCCTTTTGTTTTTAGTTTCTGTTTTATTTGAGCCGAATAAATTTGGGCTTTTACAGTGTTCATGGGTTAGACCAAGTTCAATTTGGGCCTATGTAAAATATCTAGACCAATTTTTCAAGCTCGGGCctggcccgaaaaatgggcttactTTTCTGTTCAAGCCCGACCAAATTTAATCCAGGCATAACCCAcccatatttaatatttttatattagttttttatttaaaaatattttttaaaaaatataatacactaaatgcactaaaaaagctaaaataacaaaaaattagatcacattaaaaagtatttatttaaaatataataaatattttattatattaaaaaaatacaaataaatataataaatatattattgtattaaatttaatttttaaaattttatattttaggttgGGTTATTTAGGTAGGtaagtttttttaagttttgggtaatggtttaattgttattaggttagtgatttaatataaatataaatatataattattatttaacatatataattgatataataattttttgtaaCATTGTAAATTCGGGTTGGgttgggtcgggtcgggtcgggccaAAAAAATATTGCCCAATGCTTGGCCCATATAGAAAACAGACCTTAAATTTTAcctaagcccatttttcgagcctcGTATTTTAATTTAAACCCTCCCATTTTTGGGCAAGCCTTCGGACCTAGGCGGGTGGCCCTCCCCATGAGCAGCTTTACTTCATGCTAACAAGgcactatttgtcttatatgttgtgtcattaaatgatttttaaaatatttaaaaatttaaaatattcaaaaaaataaaaaaaatcataattttttttaaaaaaaatagcatgAAGTACTTGTGGTCTGTCatgttttagaaaattttaatattttagccaTATTTTGTTAAAAACAATAATTCAACCCTTTGTAAAAGATTGatggtcaaatttaattttttttaaaggttaagtgtcaaatttaactaaaaaaatatgggtcaaattgacaaaagatataaactttaagagctaaatttattattatgcttaaaTAAAAATGTGCCCGACAAAACTTGTTTGGAGTAATGGTTAAAGCTTTCATTTAGCACCTAAATGACACGAGTTTAAACATTGTCATCTCATTTCTCCTTCCCCAAatgtaatgataaaaaaaatatagagagATCCTAAGATATAATTTGTTTCTCTAAAACAAATTGATTTTATAAATTATgctaaattaaagtatatagattaaatttaaaatttaagtatagtTGAAGGACCAAAATCATAATTTGACTCAATcaatgtaaaaaaaaacaaaaaacaaaacatcAATTTTCTAAGGGAAGCTTAGTATAGATTTGGGGACAGCTTTTATTGTTAGGTTTGAGTCGCGCTAATCGTGTTGTTATtagagttttgttttttttataattaaaaaaatcaaatatagggATATTGTTAgttatagatttatttttaaaaaatgtagtagaaaattatttttgaaaattttagtttaggacttcaatgtttaatattattgtcaaaaactactttttagaaaataaaatgcaCATTTCAGACTTAatgttgtaaaataaaaaaaatgcatttaaTGATACTCAAATTtgttaatttcaataaaaatacaaGGAAATAATTTATTACAACTCATGATTAATATTTtgatgtaaatatttataatttttaaatatttttaagcaattaatataaaatatttgcaAATTTAGTTtgaacatataaattttattttaaatattaaaatataaccattacaaattcaaatatataaagttatatatttgaaataaatttcaaaagGAAATTAATGATATACCCAATATAAATATTTTGGATGATAAATGAGGGTTAAAAACGTCATTTTGAGTCGAATGCTTTTTCAAATCGAAgaattataaattataacttttgCAATTGagttcaaaagcacttttcccttcgaaaattttatgtttaacatTACTTATGgatttaaaagagcttttaacctcaaaagtgtttttaaaaagtaACGATAAACAAAGCCTATGTCTAgctaaagtatagagattaaactATAAAGTTGAGTTTAATAGAAGAACCATAATCTAACTCAAGCCATCTTGACAAGAGGCTCCCATTTTATTGAACTCACTGTCTATTTAGATAGCTTTAGGTACTTGGGCTTTCTGTAAAGTTAGGAGACAAAATCTCGACTGAAGATAATATTGACCCGTTAAGGTGTTCTATATGTCTTGATAGATAACACTTCGAAGACTTCTTTAGAAGCAGTCGCCCTCTCCTCAATGCACACGCACACACAAAATAAACTCTTTCTGAagaaatctttaaaatat from Gossypium hirsutum isolate 1008001.06 chromosome A04, Gossypium_hirsutum_v2.1, whole genome shotgun sequence includes:
- the LOC121228266 gene encoding peroxidase 10 encodes the protein MAHKLFFSHNIASFIPFLLVFHFIPVVVSQFPYGYSQLSYRFYDWSCPRLTNMVKYGVLAAYRSDTRIAASLLRLHFHDCFVNGCDGSVLLDDTDDMMGEKNAFPNRKSVRGFEVIDNIKEDVERFCPSTVSCVDILTLAAREAVVLAGGPSWPVMLGRRDGVTASQQAANEQLPSPFEPLENITAKFTSKGLDLKDVVVLSGAHTIGFAQCFTFKNRLFNFRGSGKPDPMLDSSTLTNLQTMCPNIDSSNTNLAPLDSGSMYRFDNKYYTNLVNNAGLLESDQVLMRDSKTAAMVNSYSMNSYLFWNDFGTSMAKLGNIGVLTGNKGQIRKKCGAVNV